From one Cyanobacterium stanieri PCC 7202 genomic stretch:
- a CDS encoding Holliday junction endonuclease RuvC (PFAM: Crossover junction endodeoxyribonuclease RuvC~COGs: COG0817 Holliday junction resolvasome endonuclease subunit~InterPro IPR002176~KEGG: cyc:PCC7424_1664 crossover junction endodeoxyribonuclease~SPTR: Crossover junction endodeoxyribonuclease) has product MIWLGIDPGLAIIGWAVLEGDDMISPRLIDYGITETDKKYSTGHRLREIEEDFTELFKEFKPQRVAIEMPFFSRQIKAAGGVLQALGVIHLICYREAEIDPIFLHQSSWKAHLVHGKATKEEVAQALQGIFELDALPIDDSVDAIAIAYAAYCGLQNQIK; this is encoded by the coding sequence ATGATTTGGTTAGGAATTGATCCGGGTTTGGCAATTATTGGTTGGGCGGTGTTGGAGGGGGATGATATGATTAGCCCTCGTTTAATTGATTATGGCATTACGGAAACTGATAAAAAATATTCGACAGGACATCGGTTAAGGGAGATTGAGGAGGATTTTACGGAATTATTTAAGGAATTTAAACCTCAACGTGTTGCCATTGAAATGCCTTTTTTTAGTCGTCAGATTAAGGCGGCGGGGGGAGTTTTACAGGCTTTGGGAGTAATTCATCTCATTTGTTACCGAGAGGCAGAAATTGATCCCATATTTCTACATCAGTCTAGTTGGAAAGCTCATTTAGTTCATGGTAAGGCGACAAAGGAGGAAGTGGCACAGGCTCTGCAAGGTATTTTTGAGTTGGATGCTTTGCCCATTGATGATAGTGTGGATGCGATCGCTATTGCCTATGCGGCTTATTGTGGATTACAAAATCAAATTAAATAA
- a CDS encoding membrane protease FtsH catalytic subunit (PFAM: FtsH Extracellular; Peptidase family M41; ATPase family associated with various cellular activities (AAA)~TIGRFAM: ATP-dependent metalloprotease FtsH~COGs: COG0465 ATP-dependent Zn protease~InterProIPR003959:IPR000642:IPR003593:IPR003960:IPR 005936~KEGG: cyc:PCC7424_3575 ATP-dependent metalloprotease FtsH~PFAM: peptidase M41; AAA ATPase central domain protein~PRIAM: Microtubule-severing ATPase~SMART: AAA ATPase~SPTR: ATP-dependent metallopeptidase HflB subfamily;~TIGRFAM: ATP-dependent metalloprotease FtsH): protein MSKDNKKWRNVGLYAILAVVVVALATAFLDRPQEQQSSWKYSQFIDEVQTNRVERVQLSADRSQAIATARDGQRFLVNLPNDPQLVDILSDNQVDISVVPQSDDSFWFRAISSLFFPVLLLVGLFFLLRRASSGPGSQAMNFGKSKARVQMEPQTQVTFADVAGIEQAKLELTEVVDFLKNGERFTAIGAKIPKGVLLVGPPGTGKTLLAKAVAGEAGVPFFSISGSEFVEMFVGVGASRVRDLFEQAKQSAPCIVFIDEIDAVGRQRGAGLGGGNDEREQTLNQLLTEMDGFEGNTGIIIVAATNRPDVLDSALLRPGRFDRQVVVDRPDFSGRAEILGVHAQGKTLAKDVDLEKIARRTPGFTGADLSNLLNEAAILAARRNLTEISMDEVNDAIDRVLAGPEKKNRVMSEKRKTLVAYHEAGHALVGALMPDYDPVQKISIIPRGRAGGLTWFTPSEDRMESGLYSRSYLQNQMAVALGGRIAEEIIFGQEEVTTGASNDLQQVARVARQMITRFGMSDRLGPVALGRQNGNVFMGRDIASDRDFSDTTAATIDEEVSQLVERAYQRAKDVLVQNRPILDKLAEMLVEKETVEADELQEILNSSDIKMAAIV from the coding sequence GTGAGTAAAGATAATAAAAAATGGCGTAACGTCGGACTATATGCCATATTGGCAGTGGTCGTCGTTGCTTTAGCCACAGCTTTTTTAGATCGTCCTCAAGAACAACAATCAAGCTGGAAGTATAGCCAATTTATTGATGAAGTACAAACCAACCGAGTTGAAAGAGTACAATTAAGTGCAGATCGTAGTCAGGCGATCGCCACGGCAAGAGATGGACAACGCTTCTTAGTCAACCTCCCCAACGATCCCCAATTGGTGGATATTTTATCTGACAACCAAGTAGACATTTCCGTTGTCCCCCAAAGCGATGACAGTTTCTGGTTCAGAGCAATCAGCAGTCTCTTCTTCCCCGTATTACTCCTCGTGGGTTTATTTTTCCTTCTTCGCCGTGCCTCCAGTGGGCCAGGTTCTCAGGCAATGAACTTTGGTAAATCCAAAGCCAGAGTACAAATGGAACCCCAAACCCAAGTCACCTTCGCTGACGTGGCGGGGATTGAACAAGCTAAACTAGAACTTACCGAAGTAGTGGATTTCCTCAAAAACGGTGAAAGATTTACTGCCATCGGTGCCAAAATTCCTAAAGGAGTTCTTTTGGTAGGGCCTCCCGGGACAGGTAAAACCCTCCTTGCCAAAGCAGTGGCAGGGGAAGCAGGAGTTCCTTTCTTCAGCATCTCTGGTTCTGAGTTCGTAGAGATGTTCGTCGGGGTTGGTGCTTCTCGGGTTCGTGATTTGTTTGAACAGGCCAAACAAAGCGCTCCTTGTATCGTATTCATCGATGAGATTGACGCAGTCGGTCGTCAAAGAGGAGCTGGTTTAGGTGGTGGTAATGATGAAAGGGAACAAACCCTGAACCAACTTCTCACCGAAATGGATGGTTTTGAAGGCAACACTGGCATTATCATCGTCGCTGCCACCAACCGCCCTGATGTACTTGATTCTGCTTTATTACGTCCCGGACGTTTTGACCGTCAAGTAGTGGTCGATCGCCCCGACTTCTCTGGCAGAGCGGAAATTTTGGGAGTTCATGCCCAAGGTAAAACCCTTGCCAAAGACGTGGATCTCGAAAAAATCGCCCGTCGTACCCCCGGATTTACAGGTGCCGACCTTTCCAACCTGCTCAACGAAGCCGCTATTTTGGCCGCCCGTCGTAACCTCACCGAGATTTCCATGGATGAAGTTAACGATGCCATTGATCGTGTTTTAGCCGGCCCCGAGAAGAAAAACCGTGTCATGAGCGAAAAACGTAAAACCCTCGTGGCATACCATGAAGCAGGACACGCCCTCGTAGGTGCTTTGATGCCTGACTATGATCCTGTACAAAAAATTAGTATTATCCCCCGTGGACGCGCAGGAGGACTCACTTGGTTTACTCCTAGTGAAGATCGCATGGAATCAGGGTTATATTCTCGCTCCTACTTACAAAATCAAATGGCTGTGGCTCTTGGTGGACGTATTGCCGAAGAAATCATTTTCGGTCAAGAAGAAGTAACCACAGGTGCATCCAATGACTTACAACAAGTCGCTCGGGTTGCCCGTCAGATGATTACTCGTTTTGGTATGAGCGATCGCCTCGGGCCTGTAGCATTAGGTCGTCAGAACGGAAACGTCTTCATGGGTAGAGACATCGCCTCTGATCGTGACTTCTCCGACACCACCGCTGCCACCATTGACGAAGAAGTAAGCCAATTGGTAGAAAGAGCCTATCAAAGAGCAAAAGACGTACTCGTCCAAAATCGTCCTATCCTCGATAAACTTGCTGAAATGTTAGTGGAAAAAGAAACCGTCGAAGCCGATGAGTTGCAGGAAATCCTCAACAGCAGTGACATCAAAATGGCTGCCATCGTCTAA